In Chaetodon trifascialis isolate fChaTrf1 chromosome 6, fChaTrf1.hap1, whole genome shotgun sequence, one DNA window encodes the following:
- the LOC139332150 gene encoding regulator of G-protein signaling 7-binding protein-like, with the protein MFCSCKGVCGPSGVDSKTEESSDIPILEDTSFSPTDCPQLCWLVATDIENIEKDMREMKNLLSKLRETMPLPLKNQDDSSLLNLTPYPLVRQRKRRFFGLCCLVTS; encoded by the exons ATGTTTTGTTCTTGCAAGGGAGTCTGTGGTCCTTCCGGGGTTGACAGTAAGACTGAGGAGAGCTCCGACATCCCCATCCTGGAGGACACCTCTTTCTCCCCCACTGACTGTCCTCAACTCTGCTGGCTGGTGGCCACTGACATAGAAAACATAGAAAA GGATATGAGGGAGATGAAGAACCTTCTCAGTAAACTCAGGGAGACAATGCCTTTACCATTGAAGAACCAAG ATGACAGCAGTTTGCTGAACCTGACTCCCTACCCACTGGTCCGACAGAGGAAGAGGCGGTTCTTTGGGCTCTGTTGCCTGGTAACCAGCTAA
- the LOC139332406 gene encoding complement component C7-like: protein MKIIAQHFLAVLPWLLLLFTQKGFCDQRVHCQWGPYGDWSQCDGCTKLQTRSRVMVVYTQFGGNPCDGGRTQTRACETTKGCPLEDGCGDRFRCRSGKCVSQSLVCNGDQDCEEDGLDELRCDAQKYIVCTKSVLPPSIEHLGLGFDVVSGQRRASVINTESFGGQCRTIFSGVHNTTYRLPLSTIQYSFMVKAQNDFSDEMFSSSWHYAKDIVKRQKVSGTTTGYRNYDFHETKDTSQTHKLVVLKNDIEVAQFQSNSPQYLPVSEELWKALAKLPSVYDFAAYRKVLERFGTHYLSEGSLGGSFKVVARIDEETEKYMVSESHQYNECEKTKRWILVFPITFMACRSGQNSRTSFHDNSRSNHVEEVDVEGGGIEQITALKTMQLSDLNRNWEMYSNWTDSVQSFPQVIKQKLRPLSELVKEVQCAGVKKLYLRRAIEQYLTESDPCHCQPCRNNGIVVMDGDKCKCICKPGTSGLACENGVEIEGQAGVIHGSWACWSSWSSCSGDRRSRSRSCSNPTPQNGGQPCIGETTETSDCEDQDLQYLKTMEPQCFDQTLTVSQKCGTPPALINGYVLDPKDVYLLGSKVMYACTDGFYLIGQTTIECTANETWSSRPGLCTVSRCRLESLADDVIASPLSEAYGIGETVTLSCPPGRQLLGEARIACDPSLNFSPDPADIKCSPVNMPQTMAPLVQCKPWEKSSKGKCVCKMPFECSSSLDVCATPVVRRRSVLLNVCKMHALQCMGKSHMIAEDSTCKWPERNTRGCANCHMWETCDDQSNECRCKDSADCLNPGLNVCVRVGEDATAANQTMSECEAGLKRCKGEKVSVVSILPCSA from the exons ATGAAG aTCATTGCGCAGCACTTTTTAGCAGTCTTGCCATGGCTGCTACTCCTGTTCACTCAAAAAGG GTTTTGTGACCAGAGAGTTCATTGCCAGTGGGGGCCTTATGGTGATTGGTCACAGTGTGATGGATGCACCAAATTACAG ACAAGAAGCCGAGTCATGGTTGTCTACACTCAGTTTGGAGGGAACCCCTGCGATGGTGGCCGGACTCAGACCAGGGCCTGTGAAACCACGAAAGGCTGCCCTCTGGAGGATGGGTGTGGAGACAGGTTTCGCTGTCGATCAG GAAAGTGTGTTAGCCAGTCTCTGGTGTGTAACGGAGATCAGGATTGTGAAGAAGATGGACTTGATGAACTTCGCTGTGATGCGCAAAAATACATTGTATGTACAAAATCAGTTCTGCCGCCAAGCATTGAACACCTAGGACTTGG GTTTGATGTGGTTTCAGGGCAGCGACGGGCCAGCGTCATTAACACAGAGAGCTTTGGGGGCCAGTGTCGCACCATCTTCAGCGGTGTCCACAATACTACCTACAGACTGCCCCTTAGTACTATCCAGTACAGCTTTATG GTTAAAGCTCAGAATGACTTCAGTGATGAGATGTTCTCCAGTTCATGGCACTATGCAAAGGACATCGTCAAGAGACAGAAGGTGTCCGGAACCACGACAGGATATCGAAACTATGACTTTCATGAGACAAAAGACACGAGTCAG acCCACAAGCTTGTAGTTTTAAAGAATGACATAGAGGTAGCTCAGTTCCAGAGCAACTCTCCTCAGTACCTCCCAGTGTCTGAGGAGCTGTGGAAGGCACTGGCCAAACTCCCCTCAGTCTACGACTTCGCTGCCTACAGGAAGGTTTTGGAAAGATTTGGAACACACTACCTGTCTGAGGGAAGCCTTGGAGGCTCCTTCAAGGTCGTCGCCAGGATTgatgaagaaacagaaaaatatatgg tCAGCGAAAGCCATCAGTATAATGAATGTGAAAAGACCAAACGTTGGATTCTGGTTTTCCCCATCACCTTCATGGCCTGCCGGAGTGGGCAAAACAGCCGCACGTCATTTCATG ATAATTCCCGGAGTAATCATGTGGAAGAAGTGGATGTGGAAGGAGGAGGCATCGAACAGATTACAGCACTGAAGACAATGCAGCTCTCTGATCTGAATAGAAACTGGGAAATGTATTCAAACTGGACTGACTCAGTTCAATCATTTCCACAGGTCATAAAACAAAAG CTGCGGCCGCTGTCAGAGCTGGTGAAGGAGGTTCAGTGTGCCGGGGTGAAGAAGCTCTACCTTCGCAGAGCAATAGAGCAGTACCTTACAGAGAGCGATCCCTGCCACTGCCAGCCCTGCAGAAACAATGGCATAGTCGTCATGGATGGAGATAAATGCAAATGCATCTGTAAACCTGGTACATCAGGCCTGGCCTGTGAGAACGGAGTTGAAATAGAGGGTCAAGCAG GAGTGATCCACGGTAGTTGGGCCTGCTGGTCTTCCTGGTCATCGTGCTCTGGGGATCGAAGGTCAAGAAGTCGCTCCTGCTCTAATCCCACTCCTCAGAACGGGGGACAGCCCTGTATTGGAGAAACCACTGAGACATCCGACTGTGAAGACCAAGATCTGCAATACTTAAA AACCATGGAGCCTCAGTGCTTTGACCAAACTCTCACAGTTAGTCAGAAGTGTGGAACCCCGCCTGCTCTAATCAACGGCTACGTCCTG GACCCGAAGGACGTTTATCTTTTGGGCAGTAAGGTTATGTACGCCTGCACAGATGGTTTCTATCTTATCGGTCAAACCACCATAGAATGCACTGCTAATGAAACCTGGTCTAGCAGGCCTGGGCTGTGCACAG TCTCAAGGTGCAGGCTTGAGTCTCTCGCGGATGATGTCATAGCCTCTCCTTTATCTGAGGCCTATGGCATCGGGGAGACGGTCACCTTATCCTGTCCACCAGGTCGACAGCTCTTAGGAGAAGCAAGGATTGCATGTGACCCGAGTCTGAATTTTTCACCAGACCCCGCGGACATCAAATGCAGCCCAG TCAATATGCCGCAAACTATGGCTCCATTGGTGCAATGTAAACCGTGGGAGAAGTCTTccaaaggaaaatgtgtttgcaaaatgccttttgagtgcag TTCGTCTTTGGATGTGTGCGCCACTCCTGTTGTGAGAAGAAGATCAGTCCTTCTGAATGTGTGCAAAATGCATGCACTGCAGTGCATGGGCAAGAGCCACATGATAGCAGAAGACAGCACCTGCAAGTGGCCAGAGCGCAACACAAGAGGCTGTGCCAACTGTCACATGTGGGAGACCTGTGATG ATCAAAGCAACGAGTGTCGCTGCAAGGACTCTGCAGATTGCTTGAACCCAGGATTAaacgtgtgtgtacgtgttggGGAGGACGCAACTGCAGCAAATCAGACCATGAGTGAGTGTGAAGCGGGGCTAAAGCGATGTAAAGGAGAAAAAGTGTCAGTTGTCAGCATCCTGCCTTGCTCTGCCTGA